A region of the Lycium barbarum isolate Lr01 chromosome 1, ASM1917538v2, whole genome shotgun sequence genome:
TTCTATTCACCCATTTAGACTTTGAAGCCTTCAGCTCGAAGGCATTTACGATGAGCTTCTATCCATTTCTCACACGCGGGTTCACCATGCTCCACAATGCATTCATCCCTCAGCTTCTTAGTTTCGGGGCAAGCGCAGCAAATCTTCTTTTTTGGCTTTGAATCAGGCATCGTAGACGCGGCTTTCTGATCTTTTGGTACTTTCGACAAGGATATTGTTGAGGATGTATTCTCTAGCGG
Encoded here:
- the LOC132628820 gene encoding cytochrome c oxidase copper chaperone 2-like; the protein is MGGLPLENTSSTISLSKVPKDQKAASTMPDSKPKKKICCACPETKKLRDECIVEHGEPACEKWIEAHRKCLRAEGFKV